A genomic window from Anthocerotibacter panamensis C109 includes:
- the dndD gene encoding DNA sulfur modification protein DndD: protein MLLIFRELVLQNFGPYKGRQILNLSPEQDGVEYPIVLIGGMNGEGKTTLMDALRLVLYGSQAQCTTRGKLSYSDFLTQLVNRSTPPGEETQIELVFSAIYDNNPTEFRILRRWQKNPKNKRDTFEAYVDNWLNTKVIQEWGDLIEKWFPIGISNFFLFDGEQVKDLAEELDPSETIIAAIHNLLGLELVDKLYQDLEVVKSRRRRSLSNSREELALKAIEEKLLRYQKELADADQELKAQEKILVASKGQERIAFDRFISEGGKLAKDRHKLEKKAYEINENIDKVRDILEEQASGILPLTMIQELLKEALNQGKEELYRQQLKIAKEILIKRDQELLDFIGQAIPERLGKIQDFLKLKNQEFDRELDSYQAWLYAEEDTLMRLSQLLSEPLLAGISATQKQLSLLESQKEDLAHTEKGIAMAASPEAYKKLTDAVKEAEDLIDDASHAYETTKERYAELEKIISSINLELINYSEVITERNEEEYVLTTAIRIKETLQIFRERLQAQKLNSLEETIAKYFNHLLRKIHLISYIEIDAERYRLSLYDDRNELISKSSLSAGEKQILAIATLWGLATISGRTLPVVIDTPLGRLDSSHRKNLLERYFPKASYQVILLSTDVEIGAKEIEYFREQKSIAREYILIHNDGQTTVESGYFSFQESNSLRSDVIH from the coding sequence GTGCTCTTGATTTTTCGAGAGCTAGTATTACAGAACTTTGGTCCTTACAAGGGCCGTCAAATTCTTAACCTCAGCCCTGAACAGGACGGGGTTGAATACCCTATCGTGCTCATTGGAGGTATGAATGGAGAAGGCAAAACTACCCTGATGGATGCTCTACGTCTTGTGCTATATGGCTCTCAAGCACAATGTACTACCCGAGGGAAACTTAGCTATAGCGATTTCCTTACTCAGCTTGTAAATCGCAGTACTCCTCCTGGAGAAGAAACTCAAATTGAGCTAGTTTTTAGCGCTATCTACGATAATAATCCTACTGAATTTAGAATTCTTCGCAGATGGCAGAAAAATCCTAAAAACAAGCGTGATACCTTTGAGGCTTATGTCGATAATTGGCTAAACACAAAAGTTATTCAAGAGTGGGGAGACCTCATTGAGAAATGGTTCCCAATAGGCATATCCAATTTTTTTCTGTTTGATGGAGAACAAGTTAAAGACCTAGCTGAAGAGCTAGACCCATCAGAAACTATAATTGCTGCCATACATAATCTTTTAGGATTAGAGTTAGTGGACAAACTGTATCAAGATCTAGAAGTTGTTAAAAGTAGAAGACGAAGATCTCTTTCCAATTCTAGAGAGGAGTTAGCCCTCAAAGCAATCGAAGAAAAACTATTACGCTATCAAAAAGAGTTAGCTGATGCTGATCAAGAGTTAAAAGCTCAGGAGAAAATATTGGTCGCATCTAAAGGACAAGAACGCATAGCCTTCGATAGATTTATCTCCGAAGGAGGGAAACTTGCTAAAGATCGCCACAAGCTTGAGAAAAAAGCCTACGAAATAAATGAAAATATAGATAAAGTACGTGATATTTTAGAGGAACAAGCATCAGGTATTTTACCTCTTACTATGATTCAAGAACTACTTAAAGAAGCCTTAAACCAAGGCAAAGAAGAATTATATCGTCAACAACTTAAAATAGCCAAAGAAATCTTGATCAAGCGGGACCAAGAACTCTTAGATTTTATTGGTCAAGCCATTCCTGAGCGCTTAGGAAAGATTCAAGATTTTCTCAAGTTAAAAAATCAAGAGTTCGATCGGGAGCTTGACTCTTATCAGGCTTGGCTATATGCCGAGGAAGATACTTTGATGCGGCTATCGCAGCTACTAAGCGAACCTCTCTTAGCTGGTATTTCTGCAACTCAGAAACAACTTTCTTTACTTGAATCACAGAAAGAAGATTTAGCCCATACGGAGAAAGGAATAGCTATGGCAGCATCTCCTGAAGCCTACAAAAAGTTAACTGATGCAGTCAAGGAAGCAGAAGATTTAATTGATGATGCTAGCCATGCTTACGAGACAACAAAAGAACGCTATGCTGAGCTAGAAAAAATTATTTCAAGTATAAATCTTGAATTAATAAACTATAGTGAGGTAATCACAGAAAGAAATGAAGAAGAATATGTGTTAACCACAGCAATCAGAATAAAAGAAACCCTCCAGATTTTTCGTGAACGCTTGCAAGCCCAAAAGCTTAATAGTCTTGAGGAAACTATAGCAAAATACTTTAATCATCTACTCAGGAAAATCCACTTAATCAGCTATATTGAGATTGATGCTGAGCGATATAGACTTTCTCTCTATGATGATAGAAATGAATTGATCTCAAAAAGTAGTCTTTCGGCTGGGGAAAAGCAGATTCTTGCTATTGCTACTTTGTGGGGGCTAGCAACTATCTCAGGGCGAACCCTACCTGTTGTAATTGATACACCATTAGGTCGCCTAGATTCATCCCATCGCAAAAATTTGTTAGAACGTTATTTCCCAAAAGCAAGTTATCAAGTAATCCTACTGTCTACTGATGTTGAGATTGGAGCAAAAGAAATCGAATATTTTCGAGAACAAAAGTCTATCGCTAGAGAATATATCCTTATCCACAATGATGGTCAAACGACTGTTGAATCCGGCTATTTTTCATTTCAGGAATCTAATAGCTTACGCAGCGACGTCATACATTGA